In one window of Zhongshania aliphaticivorans DNA:
- a CDS encoding TonB-dependent receptor codes for MIDKKRHHLASAIRAINAVAVSAATLAFVPNVLAQDQQVIEEVIVQGIRYSLEEAADRKRADGRVVDVIVAEDIGKLPDNNIAEALQRITGVTINRDFGVGSEVSIRGLKNNRVEVNGRSTMGDGRNGINFEDFPAGFLSAVEVVKSPTPEMIEGALGGTISLKTARPLDLKDTVLAATYDMEYADKADNWAPKLNVAAGDSWDFGDAGTFGAMVMFSYQDRRLRQDSFETSLFVYDHSQIGNLDQPAQNTPSGDYIIPTEHKYEPYIEDRERTAYNVTLQWAPASEKGSFYLDMNATERDGGQEAYSILHASGTPVATADTYEDANGALNNYRMEGVVAIPKTWSSFRSTEAFSNAFGGEWNFTDKLKVSGEISWAESDTFEPAAEFNWRAVDRVAEGLDPSAVNELYSDATIINNANQPASVVYDNGDIFAQTENYAFREFRYIDERVKNEETAFKIDVEYAEPFGLEWVTAVKTGIRHTENDYERTQSELRLKDIYKNLLDSNGDPDIIWMDDIAAAFPGAIITPSVGGDAFEHTGFAGANGLRNFTVYDAQRLQNANQTYKMVQQLLAGSNYNTPGNSDGYISTDGSLSDDLVESKGSYALIGEETTAFYLQTNLDFARWHVIVGGRYVETEISSTAYDQDGLELVVEKQSYDDFLPSINVAYDLMDDTIVRFAAAKVMRRADYSELSPTYIFNSDRITATKGNPALEPYRATQYDIAIEHYFGTGNMVSAAIFYKDIASFLKETSRCDYVPEAMATQNQTIYDNICIKDFDNRFINSTEYTFASSQAEFDTAVAEGRNGVLTTLPSNGESGKVQGLELGYQQSFDFLPGYFSGLGMNANYTYSDSEDPDGVALEDISKNTYNVQLYWEHSGFGVRLAYTYRDEFLDDIYQKRTERVGTQVGYNDGVDDPTTGNSYRDELAQLDLSANWDVNDNIGLVFNVTNLTAEPTINRSVTGTAWQVRENDRRFTFGVSAKL; via the coding sequence ATGATAGATAAAAAAAGACATCATTTGGCGAGTGCTATACGTGCAATCAATGCAGTGGCCGTATCGGCTGCTACTTTGGCATTTGTGCCTAATGTTTTGGCGCAAGATCAACAAGTGATAGAAGAAGTTATTGTTCAAGGTATTCGTTACAGTCTAGAAGAAGCCGCAGATCGAAAACGCGCAGATGGTCGCGTGGTTGATGTGATTGTTGCCGAAGATATTGGTAAGTTACCAGACAATAATATAGCCGAAGCACTGCAGCGAATCACCGGTGTGACCATTAACCGTGATTTCGGTGTTGGTTCAGAGGTTTCCATTCGCGGGCTTAAAAATAACCGCGTTGAAGTTAACGGCCGCTCAACAATGGGTGATGGTCGTAATGGTATAAATTTTGAAGATTTCCCCGCTGGTTTTTTGTCTGCTGTTGAAGTAGTCAAATCACCCACGCCAGAGATGATTGAGGGTGCCTTGGGTGGCACCATTAGTTTGAAAACGGCGCGTCCACTCGACTTAAAAGATACCGTATTGGCGGCAACATATGACATGGAGTATGCCGACAAGGCCGATAACTGGGCGCCAAAATTAAATGTTGCCGCCGGTGATTCTTGGGACTTTGGTGATGCCGGTACCTTTGGTGCCATGGTGATGTTTTCTTATCAGGATCGCCGTCTGCGTCAAGATTCCTTTGAAACCAGTTTATTTGTTTATGATCACTCGCAAATTGGTAATCTTGATCAACCAGCGCAAAACACGCCAAGTGGCGATTATATTATTCCCACTGAGCACAAGTATGAGCCCTATATTGAAGATCGTGAGCGGACTGCTTACAACGTGACTTTACAGTGGGCGCCAGCGTCAGAAAAGGGTAGCTTCTATCTAGATATGAATGCCACGGAGCGGGACGGTGGGCAAGAGGCTTATTCAATCCTTCACGCGTCGGGCACGCCTGTGGCAACAGCAGATACGTATGAAGATGCTAATGGTGCGCTGAATAATTATCGTATGGAAGGTGTTGTTGCTATTCCAAAAACGTGGAGTTCATTCCGTTCTACAGAAGCGTTTTCAAATGCCTTTGGTGGTGAGTGGAATTTCACCGATAAATTAAAAGTGTCTGGTGAAATATCCTGGGCAGAATCGGATACCTTTGAGCCCGCTGCTGAGTTCAATTGGCGCGCGGTGGATAGAGTTGCTGAGGGGCTAGACCCATCAGCGGTTAACGAGCTGTACTCGGATGCGACAATCATCAATAACGCAAATCAGCCAGCCAGTGTTGTTTATGATAATGGCGATATTTTTGCTCAGACAGAAAATTATGCCTTCCGTGAATTTCGCTATATAGACGAGCGGGTTAAAAACGAAGAAACGGCCTTTAAGATTGATGTTGAGTACGCAGAGCCGTTCGGTTTAGAGTGGGTAACAGCCGTTAAAACGGGGATCCGACATACTGAAAATGATTATGAGCGGACTCAGTCTGAACTGCGCTTAAAAGATATTTATAAGAATCTATTAGATAGTAACGGCGATCCAGATATTATTTGGATGGATGATATTGCTGCAGCTTTCCCCGGCGCTATTATCACTCCGTCGGTAGGTGGTGATGCCTTTGAGCACACGGGTTTTGCTGGCGCAAATGGCCTAAGAAATTTCACCGTGTATGACGCTCAGCGGCTACAAAATGCCAACCAAACTTATAAGATGGTTCAGCAATTATTGGCTGGTAGTAACTACAATACGCCGGGTAATAGTGATGGCTATATTAGTACCGATGGCTCACTGTCGGATGATTTAGTAGAGTCAAAAGGTTCTTATGCCTTGATTGGTGAGGAGACCACAGCATTTTATCTACAGACTAATCTGGATTTTGCGCGCTGGCATGTCATTGTTGGTGGTCGCTATGTAGAGACGGAAATTAGTTCTACGGCGTATGATCAAGATGGTTTGGAGCTGGTGGTAGAGAAGCAGTCATACGATGACTTCCTGCCAAGTATTAATGTTGCTTATGACTTAATGGATGACACCATTGTACGTTTTGCTGCCGCTAAGGTAATGCGTCGTGCTGACTACAGTGAGTTGAGCCCCACGTATATCTTTAACTCAGATCGTATAACCGCAACCAAAGGTAATCCTGCTTTAGAACCGTATCGCGCTACCCAATATGATATTGCGATAGAGCATTATTTTGGTACGGGTAATATGGTGTCGGCAGCAATCTTTTACAAAGACATAGCTTCGTTCCTGAAAGAAACTAGTCGTTGTGATTATGTGCCGGAGGCAATGGCAACCCAGAACCAAACGATTTATGACAACATCTGTATAAAGGATTTTGATAATCGTTTTATTAACTCCACTGAGTATACCTTTGCCTCATCACAAGCCGAGTTTGATACGGCTGTTGCTGAAGGGCGCAACGGTGTTCTTACTACCCTGCCAAGCAATGGTGAAAGTGGCAAGGTGCAAGGTTTAGAGTTGGGGTATCAGCAATCCTTTGATTTTCTTCCTGGTTATTTCTCAGGTTTGGGTATGAATGCTAACTACACTTACTCAGACAGCGAAGACCCTGATGGTGTTGCATTAGAAGATATCTCCAAAAACACCTATAACGTTCAGTTGTATTGGGAGCATTCAGGATTCGGTGTGCGATTGGCTTACACTTATCGTGATGAATTCTTAGACGATATTTACCAGAAGCGTACCGAGCGAGTAGGTACTCAGGTTGGCTATAACGACGGTGTTGATGATCCGACTACAGGTAATTCTTACCGCGATGAGTTGGCACAATTGGACTTGTCGGCAAACTGGGATGTTAATGACAATATCGGTCTGGTATTTAACGTAACAAACCTGACTGCAGAGCCAACCATTAACCGTAGTGTGACGGGAACTGCGTGGCAAGTGCGGGAGAATGATCGTCGCTTTACCTTTGGTGTGAGCGCGAAGCTATAA